In Siphonobacter curvatus, the genomic window CCTGAACCCGTTTCGGTATCCGACAATACAGCACCTTCGGGATCAACTACACGCATCATAATGTCTTTCGATTCCTCTTTCGTCAGCGGGTTGGGAGCCAGCGTAAAGGCTACTTTAATTTTATCTACGCGTTTGCCTTTGTACTCGTTCTCATCATTTGAGCGAGTCTTGCCTTTTTTATTAACGGCCAATACACGTACATTCTCAGCCCGAAGTGCGGAACCAATGGTTACTTTATCGGCTAACTCCTGGTTGCTGGTACGAAGCGTACTAACCGAGTCACTATACGAACGACGGGTGTTATCCAAGTCCGTACGGATCGTCGTGTTTTCCTGGGTCAATTGTTGGTTCTGATTCGTTAACTGACCATTTTCTTCCTGCAAGCGGGCAATTTCTTCATCTTTTTGGGTCAGAATTGCCTCATATTCTTTAATCTTCTTGGTATACTTGGCAATCGAAACATTCTTGGTTTTTAACAAAGAGGCTTTGTCCGCTTCGAGTTGCACTTTAAGTTTTTGTAACTCTTCGATGTTACCACCTAACTGTTGTACTTGAGCAATTTTAGCATCCAATTCTCTAGAGATGGAGTCCAGACGGCTGTGCGTGATAGCCAAGTCCCGGGCCTTGATACTAATTTCAGTCGATTGCTTATCGGTTTCCGTTTTCTCCTGGAACAACAAGAAACCTAATACACCTGAAATGGCCAACATTACTGCAAAGGCAGCTCCCCAAATTCCGCTAGATGATTTGTTTTGATTCGTAGTCTCCATAGTTATACGCTATTACGATGGATAAAGGGTTAAAAATGAAATTCAACAAAAAATATGAGTGCGTAAAAAAGAGGACGATGAACTCCGGCTTTTTACACGTTACTAAAATCTGGTGCAACGAGGCCCTAACATTTTAGTAAATAAGTGGTTAATGTAATGGGTTGATTTGTAACTGATTCTCATTTCATATTAACGAGATTTTAATAATGGCTGGATTTGTAAAGCCGTAAATTTTTTCGACGAAATGTACAAAGGCTTGTTTCACAAGTAAAATTCCCCGTAAGATTGTACTACTATTTAGTAAGCATTTTAGTAGTAGAATTCTTTTTTACTCCGTGGTGCACAGAATTTTGTAGTTTCCTCGTACATCTTAATTTTTTATCAACTTTAACTACCTATATGTCAACCGGTCTCGACGCGATTATCCGCCAGAAAGTACAGAATTGGGTTTCTGGGAACTACGATGAAACAACCAAAACAGCGGTTCAGAAACTGCTGGATGAAGAAAATGATACGGAATTAACCGATGCCTTTTACAAAGAATTGGAATTTGGTACGGGTGGTTTACGTGGCTTGATTGGCGTAGGCTCAAACCGTATGAACAAATACACGGTAGGGGCGGCTACGCAGGGTCTGGCTAATTATTTGAAGAAAAGTTTTCCCGGTCAGGAAATAAAAGTAGCCATCGCTCACGACAGCCGGAATATGTCCCCTGAATTTGCTCAGGTAACGGCGGATGTCTTCTCTGCGAATGGAATCAAAGTATTTCTCTTCAAAGAACTGCGTCCAACGCCCGAGCTCTCGTTCACCATTCGCTTGCTGGGTTGCCAGAGTGGAGTAGTCATTACGGCTTCCCACAACCCGAAAGAGTATAATGGGTATAAGGCGTATTGGAACGACGGGGCTCAAGTGGTGGCTCCGCACGATAAGAATATCATCGCGGAAGTCAATAACATTCAATCCGTTGACGACATCAACTTCCAGGGAAATCCGGATTTGATTGAAAAAATTGGTGAAGAAGTCGATGAAAAGTATCTGGAGCAGGTGATTACGAAGAATGTAGTAAATCCTGGCGTAATCGAGCGGCAGAAAGACCTTAAAATCGTGTATACGCCGATTCACGGTACCGGTATCACGTTGGTGCCGAAAGCCCTGGAAAAGATTGGCTTTACCAATGTAACGATCGTTGAAGAGCAGGCAACACCGGATGGAAATTTCCCTACAGTAGTGTATCCGAATCCCGAGGAAACGGAAGCGATGACTCTGGCCATGAACAAGGCCAAAGAAATTGATGCGGATCTGGTGATGGCAACCGACCCGGATGCGGATCGCGTAGGTTCAGCCGTAAAGAATGCCGATGGCGAATGGCAGCTACTGAACGGGAATCAAATGGCTAGTTTGATTATCTTCTATCTGTTACGGGCCTGGAAAGAAGCGGGTAAGTTAACGGGTAAGGAATTCGTAGCGAAAACCATCGTAACGACGAATCTGATCGATAAAATGTGTGATCGGTACGGCGTGAATTGCTACAATACTCTGACGGGCTTCAAATACATTGCGGGAGTAATCCGTGATCTGGAAGGACGCGAACAATTTATCGGTGGTGGAGAAGAAAGCTACGGTTATCTGATCGGTGATGCCGTACGCGATAAAGATGCGATTGCTTCCTGCGCTATTATTGCGGAGCTGGCTGCTTACGCGAAAGACCAAGGGCTGAGTCTGTTTGACATGCTGACCGAGATGTACATGGAAAACGGCTTCTACTACGAAGGACTAATTTCGCTGACGAAAAAAGGAAAAGAGGGAGCCGAAGAGATTCAGCGAATGATGAGCGATATGCGCAACAACCCACCCGCTGAAGTGGCCGGATCAAAGCCCGTTACGATTCTGGATTATCAAAACCTGGTATCTAAGGATGTAGCAACGGGTCAGCAAACACCAATCGCGGCGGAAATGGGCATTGAAAAGTCAAACGTAATTCAACTGATCTTGGCGGATGGTACGAAGGTATCCGCTCGTCCATCGGGTACGGAACCTAAAATCAAATTTTACGTATCCGTGAATGCTCCGTTGGAAAAACCAGAAGATTTTAATACGACGTATGATTCCCTAAAAGCGAAGGTAA contains:
- a CDS encoding phospho-sugar mutase, producing the protein MSTGLDAIIRQKVQNWVSGNYDETTKTAVQKLLDEENDTELTDAFYKELEFGTGGLRGLIGVGSNRMNKYTVGAATQGLANYLKKSFPGQEIKVAIAHDSRNMSPEFAQVTADVFSANGIKVFLFKELRPTPELSFTIRLLGCQSGVVITASHNPKEYNGYKAYWNDGAQVVAPHDKNIIAEVNNIQSVDDINFQGNPDLIEKIGEEVDEKYLEQVITKNVVNPGVIERQKDLKIVYTPIHGTGITLVPKALEKIGFTNVTIVEEQATPDGNFPTVVYPNPEETEAMTLAMNKAKEIDADLVMATDPDADRVGSAVKNADGEWQLLNGNQMASLIIFYLLRAWKEAGKLTGKEFVAKTIVTTNLIDKMCDRYGVNCYNTLTGFKYIAGVIRDLEGREQFIGGGEESYGYLIGDAVRDKDAIASCAIIAELAAYAKDQGLSLFDMLTEMYMENGFYYEGLISLTKKGKEGAEEIQRMMSDMRNNPPAEVAGSKPVTILDYQNLVSKDVATGQQTPIAAEMGIEKSNVIQLILADGTKVSARPSGTEPKIKFYVSVNAPLEKPEDFNTTYDSLKAKVKQIQEDLGLK